A section of the Thunnus albacares chromosome 6, fThuAlb1.1, whole genome shotgun sequence genome encodes:
- the dlc gene encoding delta-like protein C, which yields MARLLLPCLLLFVSAQTAFSSGVFELKIDSFTSSRGVCGHQSRDCQIFFRVCLKHSQDVINPEPPCTYGTALTEIFGADSNSISESAPIRVPFVFKWPGTFSLIIEAWNAESSGLESTGNQNNLISRLATRRRLTVGEEWSQDVHFGNQSELRYSYHFVCNEHYHGEACSAYCRPRNDTFGHYTCDDDGNRHCLEGWAGEYCSDPICAAGCSEEHGVCESPGKCVCRQGWQGERCDECARHPGCLHGTCQQPWQCNCMEGWGGLYCNQDLNYCTNHKPCQNEATCTNTGEGSYTCACRPGFTGDNCEIETNECDSNPCRNGGSCKDLVNDYSCACPQGFYGKNCQISAMTCADEPCFNGGTCIENVAGGYSCRCPPGFTGSNCEKRIDRCSSNPCANGAECLDHGYRVTCRCRPGFTGSRCETNIDDCASNPCRNAGTCVDGINDFTCTCTLGFTSKDCSVRTSSCDQFPCNNGGTCYAHYTGPVCSCPQGFAGARCEHLVKTTSPPATPSVNAGFPAALAIAFALGLVTLTLLVCAAIFILRQLCRDRELTSISTSVKNDLETVNNRNAVIGGGGPNNGSLPGAPLASLREKEAFLIPGGQLKVSNKDAALVEKGVDSMGVFKNKMADCNLAKEEQHLAKNKFDLKKCDSSIIVPPLSFAKDSLYHPVFIIPEQMEQCVFATEV from the exons ATGGCGCGTTTGTTACTGCCGTGTCTCCTGCTGTTTGTATCAGCGCAGACG gcCTTCTCCTCCGGCGTCTTCGAGCTGAAGATCGACTCCTTCACCAGCTCCCGCGGCGTCTGTGGCCACCAGTCCCGGGACTGCCAGATCTTTTTCCGCGTGTGCCTCAAGCACTCGCAAGACGTCATCAACCCGGAGCCGCCGTGCACGTACGGCACCGCGCTCACCGAGATCTTCGGCGCCGACTCCAACTCCATCTCCGAGAGCGCGCCCATCAGGGTGCCCTTTGTCTTCAAGTGGCCG GGGACTTTCTCTCTGATCATTGAAGCCTGGAACGCGGAGTCTTCAGGACTCGAGTCTACAG GGAACCAGAACAATCTCATCAGCCGGCTGGCGACCCGCCGCAGACTGACCGTCGGAGAGGAATGGTCCCAGGACGTGCACTTCGGCAACCAGAGCGAGCTCCGCTACTCCTACCACTTTGTGTGCAATGAGCACTACCACGGAGAGGCCTGCTCCGCCTACTGCCGGCCCCGCAACGACACCTTCGGCCACTACACCTGCGACGATGACGGGAACCGTCACTGCCTGGAGGGCTGGGCGGGCGAATACTGCTCTGACC CCATCTGTGCAGCGGGGTGCAGCGAGGAGCACGGTGTCTGCGAGTCTCCCGGGAAGTGCGTGTGCCGACAGGGCTGGCAGGGCGAACGCTGCGACGAGTGCGCCCGACATCCCGGCTGCCTCCACGGGACCTGCCAGCAGCCCTGGCAGTGCAACTGCATGGAGGGATGGGGAGGCCTGTACTGCAACCAAG ACCTGAACTACTGCACCAACCACAAGCCGTGCCAGAACGAGGCCACGTGCACCAACACCGGCGAGGGCAGCTACACCTGCGCTTGCCGGCCCGGGTTCACCGGTGATAACTGCGAGATCGAAACCAACGAGTGCGACAGCAACCCCTGCAGGAACGGCGGCAGCTGCAAA GATTTGGTGAACGACTACTCTTGCGCGTGTCCTCAGGGCTTCTACGGGAAGAACTGCCAGATCAGCGCCATGACATGCGCGGACGAGCCGTGTTTTAATGGAGGAACCTGCATTGAGAACGTCGCCGGCGGGTACAGCTGCCGCTGCCCACCCGGGTTCACAGGCTCCAACTGCGAGAAGAGGATCGACAGATGCAGCAGCAACCCCTGCGCTAACG gtgctGAGTGTTTGGATCACGGTTATCGCGTCACGTGTCGCTGTCGGCCCGGCTTCACCGGCTCTCGCTGTGAGACCAACATCGACGACTGCGCCAGCAACCCCTGCCGCAACGCCGGCACCTGCGTCGACGGCATCAACGACTTCACCTGCACGTGCACGCTCGGCTTCACCAGCAAGGACTGCTCCGTGCGCACCAGCTCCTGCGACCAGTTCCCCTGCAACAACGGTGGCACGTGTTACGCCCACTACACCGGCCCCGTATGTAGTTGCCCGCAGGGCTTCGCGGGTGCACGCTGCGAGCACCTTGTGAAGACCACCAGCCCCCCTGCAACGCCGTCCGTGAACGCCGGTTTCCCCGCAGCGCTGGCTATCGCTTTCGCGCTCGGCCTGGTGACGCTGACTCTGCTGGTGTGCGCTGCCATCTTCATCCTGCGTCAGCTCTGCCGCGACAGGGAACTAACCTCCATCTCCACGTCGGTGAAGAACGACCTGGAGACTGTGAACAACCGCAACGCAGTGATTGGTGGCGGCGGACCCAACAACGGGAGCTTACCCGGAGCGCCGCTGGCCAGCCTGAGAGAGAAGGAGGCCTTCCTCATCCCCGGAGGACAACTCAAAGTGTCCAACAAGGACGCGGCGCTGGTGGAGAAGGGCGTCGACAGCATGGGcgtgtttaaaaacaaaatggcagACTGTAACCTGGCGAAAGAGGAGCAGCACCTGGCCAAGAACAAGTTTGACCT TAAGAAGTGCGACTCGTCCATCATCGTCCCTCCTCTCAGTTTTGCAAAGGACAGTCTTTATCACCCAGTCTTCATCATCCCAGAGCAGATggagcagtgtgtgtttgctacTGAG